The Haloarchaeobius sp. HME9146 genome includes a region encoding these proteins:
- a CDS encoding aspartate aminotransferase family protein, which produces MAAGPPIHELHFDDAPNVDTVPGPNSKRLIEKQQRIDSSAVAYPEDIPIAFDSGKGATVKDADGNTFIDMFAGIGVLNVGHSNPYVLEAVHEQTDKFVHTVDFPTEARLELIEKLDEIAPGALQGNNKVVFGGPTGSDAIEASIKLAKYNTGGTGLVAFRGAYHGATSGAMSLTGNKSFKGEYTPLLPDVTHAPYPNPIEMDKAPQAAVEHSLEEVKAIFDDPYGGFANPAGIFVEPIQGEGGVVTPPKGFLQGLRDIADDNDVPLVFDEIQSGLGRSGEWWASEWYDVTPDVMTSAKALGGTGFPLSATIYDEDLDTWGSGDHAGTYRGHVVGMRAGTRAIEYIQEHDLLAHARDLGEYIRDRLSEAAEENPSLVDVRGKGLFIGAEFVDEDGNPDDEAADALQDYCFEHGVLVWKAGRHGNVLRLLPPLVLTHELAETALDVIVDGIDEVTDQH; this is translated from the coding sequence CGACAGCAGCGCCGTCGCGTATCCCGAGGACATCCCCATCGCCTTCGACAGCGGGAAGGGTGCGACCGTCAAGGACGCAGACGGGAACACCTTCATCGACATGTTCGCCGGTATCGGCGTCCTGAACGTCGGGCACTCGAACCCGTACGTGCTCGAAGCGGTCCACGAACAGACGGATAAGTTCGTCCACACGGTCGACTTCCCGACCGAGGCGCGCCTCGAACTCATCGAGAAGCTCGACGAGATCGCGCCGGGGGCGCTGCAGGGCAACAACAAGGTCGTCTTCGGCGGCCCGACCGGGAGCGACGCCATCGAGGCGTCCATCAAGCTCGCCAAGTACAACACCGGCGGCACCGGGCTGGTCGCGTTCCGCGGTGCCTACCACGGCGCGACCAGCGGCGCGATGAGCCTCACCGGGAACAAGAGCTTCAAGGGCGAGTACACGCCCCTGCTCCCCGACGTGACCCACGCGCCGTACCCCAACCCTATCGAGATGGACAAGGCACCGCAGGCCGCGGTCGAGCACTCCCTCGAGGAGGTCAAGGCCATCTTCGACGACCCCTACGGCGGGTTCGCGAACCCGGCCGGAATCTTCGTCGAGCCCATCCAGGGCGAGGGCGGAGTCGTCACGCCGCCCAAGGGCTTCCTGCAGGGCCTCCGCGACATCGCCGACGACAACGACGTGCCCCTCGTCTTCGACGAGATTCAGAGCGGTCTCGGCCGCTCCGGCGAGTGGTGGGCCAGCGAGTGGTACGACGTGACGCCCGACGTGATGACCTCGGCGAAGGCCCTTGGTGGAACTGGCTTCCCGCTCTCGGCGACCATCTACGACGAGGACCTCGACACCTGGGGCTCGGGCGACCACGCCGGGACCTACCGGGGTCACGTCGTCGGGATGCGCGCCGGCACTCGCGCCATCGAGTACATCCAGGAGCACGACCTGCTCGCCCACGCCCGCGACCTCGGCGAGTACATCCGCGACCGGCTCTCCGAGGCGGCCGAGGAGAACCCGTCCCTCGTGGACGTCCGCGGCAAGGGCCTGTTCATCGGCGCGGAGTTCGTGGACGAGGACGGCAACCCGGACGACGAGGCGGCCGACGCGCTGCAGGACTACTGCTTCGAGCACGGCGTGCTCGTCTGGAAGGCCGGCCGCCACGGCAACGTCCTCCGGCTGCTCCCGCCGCTCGTCCTCACGCACGAGCTTGCGGAGACCGCACTGGACGTCATCGTCGACGGCATCGACGAGGTCACCGACCAGCACTGA